Proteins co-encoded in one Setaria viridis chromosome 9, Setaria_viridis_v4.0, whole genome shotgun sequence genomic window:
- the LOC117837568 gene encoding probable mitochondrial-processing peptidase subunit beta, mitochondrial encodes MAFRRILSTAVRRRSAVAAAAAGNAREASTAVAAGPGVLAPDATPVRAPVMPYDRIAEAVNARVRRLEHPDPRFLRYANPVPSHADHTAILAAPQTRVTTLSNGLRVATESSLAARTATVGVWIDAGSRYENEEAAGVAHFVEHMLFKGTGKRSAAQLEKEIEDMGGHLNAYTSREQTTYYAKVLDKDVPRAMEVLADILQNSNLDEARIEREREVILREMEEVEGQSEEVIFDHLHATAFQYTSLGRPILGSADNVRSITKEDLENYIATHYTAPRMVITAAGNVNHDDIVKQAEKLFTKLSTDPTTTSMLVAKEPASFTGSEVRIIDDDMPLAQFAVAFNGASWVDPDSVALMVMQSMLGSWNKNAGGGKHMGSELVQRAAINDIAESVMAFNTNYKDTGLFGVYAVAKADCLDDLAFAIMQEMSKLSYRVTEEDVIRARNQLKSSIQLHLDGSTAVVEDIGRQLLTYGRRIPAPELFARIDAVDASTVKRVANRFIFDQDVAIAAMGPIKGLPDYNWFRRRTYLLRY; translated from the exons aacGCGCGCGAGGCCTCCACGGCCGTGGCCGCGGGCCCCGGCGTCCTCGCCCCCGATGCGACCCCGGTGCGCGCCCCCGTGATGCCGTACGACCGCATCGCCGAGGCCGTGAACGCCAGGGTCCGGCGCCTCGAGCACCCGGACCCGCGCTTCCTCCGCTACGCCAACCCCGTGCCGTCCCACGCCGACCACACGGCCATCCTCGCGGCGCCGCAGACCCGCGTCACCACGCTGTCCAACGGCCTGCGCGTCGCCACGGAGTCTTCCCTCGCAGCGCGCACGGCTACGGTCGGCGTGTGGATCGACGCGGGCAGCAGGTACGAGAacgaggaggcggccggcgtcGCGCATTTCGTCGAGCACATGCTGTTCAAGGGCACGGGCAAGCGCAGCGCCGCGCAGCTGGAGAAGGAGATCGAGGACATGGGCGGCCACCTCAACGCCTACACGTCGCGGGAGCAGACGACCTACTACGCCAAGGTGCTGGACAAGGACGTGCCCCGTGCCATGGAGGTCCTCGCTGACATCTTGCAGAACTCTAATCTCGATGAGGCCCGCATTGAGCGTGAGCGCGAAGTGATCCTAAGAGAGATGGAGGAG GTCGAGGGACAATCCGAGGAAGTTATATTTGATCATCTCCATGCAACTGCATTCCAGTATACATCCCTTGGCAGACCAATCTTGGGTTCGGCAGATAACGTCAGGTCAATCACCAAAGAGGACCTCGAGAACTACATTGCAACTCATTATACAGCTCCTAGAATG GTCATCACTGCTGCAGGTAATGTTAATCACGATGACATTGTGAAGCAGGCAGAAAAGTTGTTCACTAAGCTATCGACTGACCCTACAACAACAAGCATGTTGGTTGCTAAGGAACCAGCCTCTTTTACTGGTTCTGAG GTTCGAATCATTGATGATGATATGCCCCTTGCTCAATTTGCTGTTGCTTTCAATGGAGCATCCTGGGTAGATCCTGATTCTGTTGCATTGATGGTTATGCAATCAATGCTTGGTTCATGGAACAAGAATGCTGGTGGGGGAAAGCACATGGG TTCAGAGCTTGTACAAAGGGCAGCAATCAATGACATTGCTGAGAGCGTAATGGCTTTTAACACAAATTATAAGGACACTGGTCTGTTTGGTGTCTATGCTGTTGCTAAG GCTGATTGCTTGGATGATCTGGCTTTTGCAATTATGCAAGAAATGAGCAAATTGTCATACCGGGTTACGGAAGAAGATGTTATTCGTGCTCGTAATCAG CTGAAGTCCTCAATCCAACTCCACCTTGATGGTTCCACTGCTGTTGTTGAGGACATTGGCCGTCAG CTGCTTACCTATGGCCGACGAATTCCTGCCCCTGAGCTTTTCGCAAGAATAGATGCAGTTGATGCAAGCACTGTGAAGCGTGTTGCAAATCGCTTCATCTTTGACCAG GATGTTGCAATTGCTGCAATGGGACCAATCAAGGGACTTCCAGACTACAACTGGTTCAGACGCCGGACCTACTTGCTCCGCTACTAG